GGATCGGCAAGCCCTTCGTAGGTGGGGATCTCCTCCGGGGCGACACGGTCCTTGCTTGCATAGACGATGCGCGCGCGGGTGGTCAGACCCCACCAGTGACCTTCGGGATCGCGCAGCCCGTCGGGGATCGCGGCGCTGAGGATGGCACTGTCGACCGGCTGGGTGACACCGGCGCCGGTGATCGCCGTCAGCCGGGCGATGTCCACGGTCAGCGCCAGATCGGCGGGCGACCGCATGCCCTCGGCCTTCAGCCGTTCGACCATACCCTGTTCCAGAAAGGCGACATTGACGCTGATGCCTGTTTCGGCCTCGAACGCCTCGACCAGCGGCGCCAGAAGCTCGGGCTGGCGATAGGAGTAGAGGTTCACGTCCTCGGCCTGCGCAGCGAGGGGAAGCAAGGGCGCGATCAGGGCGAGGGGGACAAGTCGGGATCTCTGGGTCATGGTCTTTCCTGTCTCGGGCGCCGCTGCCGGCTCCTGTCTGGAATAATCTGTTCTGGACGAATGTCTTAAAGGTCATGATGGGCGCGGGAAAGAGGCCAGTTTCCCATAGGCCTAGCCCGCCTTCTCCGCGGCCTTCGCCTTGTCCCAAAGCGCGTCCATCTCGGCCAGATCGCTGTCCTCGGGACGGCGCCCGTCAAGATGAAGATCATCTTCTATGAAATTGAAACGGCGTGTGAATTTCGCATTCGCATCGCGCAGGGCTTGTTCCGGTTCGATCCCAAGGTGGCGGCCAAGGTTGACCATCACGAACAACAAGTCCCCGTATTCCTCGGCCATCTCCGCCGGACCCAGCGTATCACGCGCCTCGACCAGTTCGGTGCTTTCCTCGGCGATCTTGTCCAGTACCTGATCGACCTCGGGCCAGTCGAAACCGACCCGCGCCGCACGTTTTTGCAGCTTCACGGCCCGCATCAGCGCCGGCAGCCCCATGGCCACGCCATCCAGCGCCCGTGTCTCGGATTTCGCGGCGCGTTCGGCGGCCTTTATGCGTTCCCAATCAAGCGTTTGCTGGGCCGGGCTCTTGTCGCGGCTTTCTTCGCCGAAGATATGCGGATGCCGGGCAATCATTTTCTGCGCCACAGTTTCGGCGACGCGGGCGAAATCGAACAGCCCCTCTTCCTCGGCCATGCGGGCGTGAAAGACCACCTGCAGCAGCAGATCGCCCAATTCGCCCTCCAGTTCGTCCCAGGCCTCTCGCTGGATGGCGTCGTCGACCTCGTAGGCCTCCTCGATCGTATAGGGCGCGACGGAGGCGAAAGTCTGTTCGATGTCCCAGGGGCAGCCGGTTTCGGGATCCCGCAGTCGCGTCATGACCGCCAGCAGGCGGGGCAGCCCGGCGGGCAGGTCGTGGATTTCGTCCCGTGGCGTGTCGTGATGCGTGTCGGCCATTGCAGCCATCTCCGGTTTGGGGTTTTGTCCAGCCTGACGACGAAGCGCCAAGGAGTCCAGCCAATGCCCATCCTCAACCGGATTGCCGGTTTCGGCCCTGAAATGGAGGCTTGGCGCAAGCATCTGCATGCCCATCCCGAGTTGGGATTCGAATGCCACGAAACGGCCGCTTTCATCGCTGCGCGTCTGGCTGACTTCGGCGTGGACGAAATCCATACCGGCATCGCCAAAACCGGTATCGTCGCCCTGATCGAAGGGCGCGGGCCCGGCGCCACAATCGGCCTGCGCGCCGATATGGATGCGCTGCCGATCCTTGAACGCACCGGGGCGGAGCATGCCTCGACCCGTGCGGGCAAGATGCACGCCTGCGGCCATGATGGCCATTCCACAATGCTGCTCGGCGCGGCCAAGTACCTTTCAGAGACACGGAATTTCGCCGGTCGCGTCGCGCTGATCTTCCAACCCGCGGAAGAGGACGGCGGTGGCGGAAGCAAGATGGTCGAAGAGGGCATCATGGACCGTTTCGACATTGCAGAGGTCTATGCACTGCACAATGCCCCCGGCATGCCCGAAGGCACATTTCGCACCGAGCCGGGCCCGATCATGGCGGGCGTCGATACGATGCACATCCATGTGCGCGGGGTCGGTGGCCATGCGGCAACGCCGCAGCTGACCCGCGATCCGATTCCGGCGGTGATCGGCATCGTTTCGGCGATCCAGACCATTGGCACGCGCAACGCCGATCCGCTGTCCGATCTGGTGATCTCGGTCACCCAGATCCACACCGGCAGCGCCGAAAACGTGGTGCCCGACACCGCCTATATCAACGGCACTATCCGCAGTTTCGACCCCGCTGTGCAGGACCTCGTCGAGCGCCGCCTGACCGAGATCGTCGCGGGTCAGGCCGCAAGCTACGGTGTCGAGGCCGAGCTGATCTATGAGCGGTGGTACCCGGCCACTGTGAACCATGCCGACAAGGCGGCCTTTGCGGCCGAGGTCGCGCGCGGCGTCTCGGGGCAGGTGCTTTGGGAGGTCGGCAAGGAGATGGGCGCCGAGGATTTTTCCTTCATGCTGAATGCCCGGCCCGGCGCGTTTCTTTTCATCGGACAGGGGGATACCGCCCCGGTCCATCACGCCGAATATGATTTCAATGACCGGATCGCGCCCATCGGGGCGAGCTTCTTTGCCCGGTTGATCGAAACCGCGCTGCCCGTTCCGGCGCTTGAATTGCAGGAAGACTGACATGGCCCTTGAAGATGCGAAATCCCAAGTAGACCAGGCATTTACGCGTGATGCCTCGCGTGGTTCCAGCTTCGAGAACGCCTTTGGCGGTGCAACCAGTTTCCTGCGCCGTCGCTATACCAAGGATCTGACCGACTTCGATCTGGCCGTGACCGGCGTGCCCTTCGATCAGGCAGTGACCAACCGCACCGGCACCCGCCTTGGTCCGCGTGCGATCCGCGAAGCCTCGACCCTGCAACCCTACGATCCGCCCTATGGTTGGGGGTTCGACCCCCTCGCTGAATTCGCCGTCGCGGATTACGGTGATCTCGCCTTCGACTACGCCAAGGTCGCGGATTTTCCCGAGGCGCTGACGCAACATATCCGGGGCATCCTGGCGCAGGGCGCGGCCTCCATCGCGCTTGGCGGCGACCACTATATCTCTTTCCCGATCCTCAAGGCCTATGCCGAGAAATTTGGACCCATGTCGCTGATCCATTTCGATGCGCACAGCGATACCTGGGTCGATGACGACATGGAGCGCATCGACCACGGAACGATGTTCTACAAGGCGATCAAGCTTGGGCTGATCGATCCGGCGACCTCGGTCCAGGTCGGAATCCGGACGATCAACCTGGATGGTGACATGGGTATGAACATCATCGATGCGCCGGAGGTTCACGAGACCGGGAACAAGGCGGTGGCCGCAAAGATCCGCGAGATCGTCGGTGCTCGGCCCGCCTACCTCAGCTTCGATATCGACTGCCTTGACCCGGCCTTCGCACCGGGCACCGGGACGCCGGTTTGGGGTGGGCTGAGCTCGGCCCAGGCCGCCGCCATCCTGCGCGGCATCGCCGGGGTCAATCTGCAAGGCGGGGACATCGTCGAGGTGTCGCCCGCCTTCGACACGACCGGCGCCACGGCGATCGCGGGGGCGCATGTGGCTATGGAG
The Pseudooceanicola algae genome window above contains:
- the mazG gene encoding nucleoside triphosphate pyrophosphohydrolase, with product MADTHHDTPRDEIHDLPAGLPRLLAVMTRLRDPETGCPWDIEQTFASVAPYTIEEAYEVDDAIQREAWDELEGELGDLLLQVVFHARMAEEEGLFDFARVAETVAQKMIARHPHIFGEESRDKSPAQQTLDWERIKAAERAAKSETRALDGVAMGLPALMRAVKLQKRAARVGFDWPEVDQVLDKIAEESTELVEARDTLGPAEMAEEYGDLLFVMVNLGRHLGIEPEQALRDANAKFTRRFNFIEDDLHLDGRRPEDSDLAEMDALWDKAKAAEKAG
- a CDS encoding M20 aminoacylase family protein codes for the protein MPILNRIAGFGPEMEAWRKHLHAHPELGFECHETAAFIAARLADFGVDEIHTGIAKTGIVALIEGRGPGATIGLRADMDALPILERTGAEHASTRAGKMHACGHDGHSTMLLGAAKYLSETRNFAGRVALIFQPAEEDGGGGSKMVEEGIMDRFDIAEVYALHNAPGMPEGTFRTEPGPIMAGVDTMHIHVRGVGGHAATPQLTRDPIPAVIGIVSAIQTIGTRNADPLSDLVISVTQIHTGSAENVVPDTAYINGTIRSFDPAVQDLVERRLTEIVAGQAASYGVEAELIYERWYPATVNHADKAAFAAEVARGVSGQVLWEVGKEMGAEDFSFMLNARPGAFLFIGQGDTAPVHHAEYDFNDRIAPIGASFFARLIETALPVPALELQED
- the speB gene encoding agmatinase; translation: MALEDAKSQVDQAFTRDASRGSSFENAFGGATSFLRRRYTKDLTDFDLAVTGVPFDQAVTNRTGTRLGPRAIREASTLQPYDPPYGWGFDPLAEFAVADYGDLAFDYAKVADFPEALTQHIRGILAQGAASIALGGDHYISFPILKAYAEKFGPMSLIHFDAHSDTWVDDDMERIDHGTMFYKAIKLGLIDPATSVQVGIRTINLDGDMGMNIIDAPEVHETGNKAVAAKIREIVGARPAYLSFDIDCLDPAFAPGTGTPVWGGLSSAQAAAILRGIAGVNLQGGDIVEVSPAFDTTGATAIAGAHVAMEILSLWAWTRRG